The Solanum pennellii chromosome 11, SPENNV200 sequence TGATGAACATAGAGTTTATAGTCTTTCCTTTTTCCTTGTGAACCACTCAGTCGAATTGCGACCCATTGTCAATATCAAACGTAGCCCTACCTTACTGAAGTAGATTCAATAAGTACAAAATGGAGTATCATACTTCAAAAATAATGCCGTTTTTATTGCTTCCTACTTGAGAAAAACATGGCAGTGCTTGTTCAAGAATGAGTTAATGTTTTTACAATTTACTTTAAAGCCTACATGTGTTTCGTGCATGGTACAATGGTTATCACCGTTTGCTAGTTTTTTTGAGAAAGTTAACATATCACCATTTGCTAGTTTGAATGCGATGGGTTTCTCATCTTTCCAAAAGAGATGGTTATTGTAGGTGTTAATCCAGCCTGGTTGATGAATCCATTCAACTGGAGTCCTGAAAGATTGGGCCTCGGTTTATATGGGATAAGAGAATCCATATGACTCATTTTAGGCCTTTAGATTGCTACTTGGACACATCTTTTGAAGCATCATTCCCTCTGTTATAAAAACATAGTCTAATTTTACCTTTTGAATTGTCCCTAACAAATATATACTCCCTAAATTtgaatattcttttaaaaataattagtaactACATATTGTAGGCTATTACGGGAGTTATAGGAGATGCTCGTTTCTATGTTCAAAGTTATAGACTTATTTAAATGAACTTCCTTTGAGAATCCATTAATCCAATTTGCTTTGGACCATCACTTTCTGAGTTATCATCTACTGTGTTGGTATATTTTTTATGGAATAGCTACAAGCAAATGAGTTTGAGTAATAGGTCTTGGGTAAGGGTTAATGGACATGGTGGTAAGAATTTATGAGGTTGttcaaaattatttcttgtttagTAATAATAATCCAGTACTGTCATGATGTTTAATGGATATGTTGGCAATATATAATGGGGCTTGAGAATAGTTCTTCTATAGTAATGATATTCTGAAAAGTATCATAAACTTCATGGATTATGTAATACTCCCTCTGTATATGACTTATTTTCCTTTTCAGTCTGTCCCAAAAAGAATGACACATTTCTATCTAGTAACAATTTAACTATTAATATACCTATTTTACCCATAATATAATGATTTATAGCCATACAAATATCTATGACTTATTTTAGaccacaaatttcaaaagtctttatttttttcctttaaattcCTTGCCAAGTCAAAATAACTCATAAattgggacggagggagtagtaCTTTATTCTAAACATGTTGGCATATGGTCAGAATGATGAGAATTATATTTAGGTTATTCATGACATCTAATACTGTTTGGAAATTGTTACTTCCAGCATCTGAAATATCTAAATTTTCTGATAATTCCTCTTGATGTGCACTAATTGTGAGAAAGAAATTATTGTATTGGCTAAttatctcctttttttttttttttcataaagagTAGTTTTAATACCTTTGctgttcatttattcattttcatCATGTCCTTTTCAATTCTTGCCTTTTTTTGATTAGTACTCAAAATTCGAAGTATGAAGTGACTCCCCGATGCTTTACTGGAAGAACCGAAATAAACTGGAATGCTAATGTTTGTGGCAACTCAGTTTCATCTAACAGAAGTTCTCATTAAACTTATGCAAGCTCCTGTTAAGAAGTGATGTGTGTGAAATCAGTGATCTATGGAAGATGACTATGGTGTCAAATCTTCAAAATAACTGTACTCTTCTCAAGGGTGATTTTGCATGCGCTTGCTTTGATTTTTCCTCGCAATTATTTATGTTTGTCTttgacactttttattttaatgttgtttCTTGTCATGCATCCTATAATGATCAAGTATTGCTGACTTTATATGGAATCCCCAACTCACCTTTTTACAGCAAATTTAACTTCTCTATATCAAGTCTTGTCTAATAGCCAAAAAATGCTGTTTATCCAGTTTCCACTTATGTCGAGATGTGGAAGGATTGACAAAATACTAGGAGCAGTTCAAGGTCCACATGAAGGGACTTTCCTgacaactttagaagacttcCCTGGTGGAAGTGACATATTTTTAGTCACAGTTAAATTCTGCTACGGTATTCGAATAGAATATACCCCAAGGAACATAGTTATGATTTATTGTGCAGCAGATTACTTGGAGATGACAGAGGACTATGGTGAAGATAATTTACTGTTTAAGGCAGATGCTTACTTTCATAAGAATATTCTGAAGAATTGGAAAGATTGCATATTAGCTCTCCAAAGTTGTGATTCTGTCATACCAAGAGCAGACAAGCTAGAGATCATTAGTAAATGCTCGCATGCTCTCTCTGTGATGGTCTGCACAGATCCTAGTTTATTTGGATGGCCTATGTTGTTGTATGGCTGTTTACAGAGCCCTGGAGGTAGTATATTGTGGAATGGAATTAACACCGGTGCTAGAATCCAAACCATTGAATCTGACTGGTGGTTCGAAGACATCTCATATCTTTCTGTGCCATTATTTCAGAGACTAATTCGAACAATGGAAGTCAGAGGTATTAGACATGAAAATTTAGCAGGTGCTATGATGTACTACTGTAGGAAGTACCTTCCAGGACTTGGCCGGTGGCAGAGTGGGCAAATTGGTAAAACTAGAACAGTTGCTAGTTTCAGTATGACACCAGCTGCTGTCAATCAGAAAGTTCTTCTTGAAAGTGTTGCGAAACAGCTTCCTGAATTGAAGGGCAAGTCTTTTTGCCGTTTCTTGTTGGGACTTCTGCGAGTTGCCTTGATACTTGGTGTGCAGCACACATGCCTGGACTCGTTGGAGAGGAGAATAGGAATGCAGTTGGACTTAGCATCCCTAGATGGTTTGCTGATACCTTCCTACTCAGATTCTGATACACTATATAACACTGACTGTGTTGAACGAATGATTCATCATTTTATATCTTCTGAATCTGGGATCACTGCAATACCTAATCCATCTTCATTTGAGATAGGAACATCACCATCATCCCGCCCTTTAAGGAGAGTGGCGAAGTTGGTTGACAGCTATATTGCAGAAGTTGCATCTGATGTGAACCTAAAGCCGGAAAAAGTGCGTTCACTTGCTGAAGCTCTCCCAGAATCTTCAAGATCTCTGCATGATGGGCTATATAGAGCTCTAGATATATACTTCAAGGTTTGATTCGGTCCCTGATATTTCACTGTGTGCTTAGTGATGATATAGCTGATTTTTTGGACCAGGGAATCTTAGTAGCTTAATTGGTTGGCTACCTGAACTCTCACCGTGTTGGTGAGAGTTTGAATCCCCACCTTGTAATCCCCTTCCCATTTCCCCATCCCCTTCccccaaattttttttggacttcTTTTTAAGCTGATTGTTTGGATTAATTTATTTACCTGCTAGTTAACTGTCACATGATAGTTAGTCATTTCATTCTATTCCATCGATGTCTGCCTTTTTATATTTCATAGCATGTCAATTGCATATCCATTGTTGAAGACGGACTTAAATAGGAAAGAGTCTTTCATTTCTGAGGGTAGGCCTCTAGTAAAAAGTGAATGCATCTCGGAAAGCTGCTTAGTCTTTTTTATGCTAAATGATTTTCTAGCTTATTTCTTCTGCTCTCTTTTATGCCATATGTGTAGTCTCAACATGTATTCACCTTTTATATCTTTTTGCTTTGTTTGTTTTATGCTTCATCACTGACCTAGAGCTTAATTACTTCCAACTCTGCACTGTGGAACCTTGGTACACTTTTAATGGATTGAAATGAAAATTGTATAGGCGCATCCTTGGCTTTCAGCAAAAGAGAAGGAGCAGCTTTGCAACATCCTTGACTGTCAGAAGCTCTCTATTGATGCTTGCGCCCATGCATCCCAGAATGACAGATTGCCTCTTCGAGTTGTTCTCCAAGTTCTTTTCTTCGGGCAATTGCAGCTGAGAACAGCTGTAGCTGGTCGCTTCCAAGTCTTGGATACAGAGAGTGGTCCTGCAGCTCCCGTCACTGGCCCTAGTGACATGGCAGGTCAAATTGTACAAAGAGACGGATGGGTGACAGTCGTGCGTGAGAACCAGGGTCTAAAGGTGGACTTGGAAAGAATGAAGTCCAGGGTTGGTGAACTTGAAGAAGAATTCAGCAAAATCAAACAAGAGATGAGAAAGGTCACAAAGTCACATAGTTACCTCAGTTCTCCGCGCTTTCTTGCCCGAAAGTTTGGATGCAAGCTCCTTAACCGATCCTCGGATACTCAACCAGATGTGGTTGAAAGCACAGGTCCAACCCCAAGAGCATCAGTTGAGCAACCGAGAAGCTCAAGACACCGTAAAAGCTCCTCTTTGATTTCATGACGAGAAGACTCAGGTTTGATGTCTATTCCCCCTCCACACCAGAATTCTCGCCACTACATGTTTTGAATAGATTCATCCCTTGGTAATTCAGGGCACCTATATATCCCTTTGAGAAACCATTTCGAATTCATTTCATAAGATACAACTGTCCTGCTTGGCTGGCTGATTATATTTAGTACGTCGGTtggacaacaacaaaaacaaaacaaaaatacttATCCATCGGAACGATGGACTCCTGATGGAAGAAGATGAGAAGAAACCAAATTTATGGTTCAATCTCATGTATCTTGACATAAACATAGAATTCAGCTGATACTAGTAAATTTCTGTTCCTTTTCTAGGAACAATATAATGGGACTCTGTTGTCCACATTTCTCTCTTATACATGTACAGCTTCATGAAGAGTTTGTAAAGctatatgatgaaggtattCATGTTTTAGTTTCAAAAGTATACTAGCTGTAAAATGGAGGTCTGGTGGTGCTAATTATATCTTTAGAAATTTTTGCATAAAGCTCTACATTCATTATCTTCAAGTTGTGTGGAATTCTTCTAATTGTTTGTACCAATTGGTTACATATCAAGTTTTGTTATATTTTCATACTATTCCTACTACACTGGTTATGAGATTGGTCTATATTGATTAGCAATATTGGTTTGTGAATAGTTCTAGAGTGAAATGGGGTAGTGAGTTTTGACTTGAGTTGGAGAAGTTAAATTAACTACGAGAACAATGTTGATGTATGCATTATTTTTGCTAATACATTCTATATAAAACGACCCTTTAGTGACTTAAAGTGATTTCGAGTCAAAAATTGTAATACGAAGGAGATGTTTGAGTCGAACTTTTAGTGGATGATAAAGTTAAGACTTTTTTCAATAAATCCACACCTTTTCCtattatgaaatgataaatatatagatatttaagcaaatgttatgattatgaatgtttTGGTTACAAGTAAAATATGCAATATGAAAATGAGATAATAGTTAAAAATACATCtgaactattatttttttgcgagtttatatttaaattattaagtgttttgatttttatctgtactattatcaattatttatcaaaacataTTTCGAAGCTGATTAGACCAGTGcatgaaatcatcaaaatacacTCGTCCATAAAATTTCATCCACATGACAATTTACTCATTAATTCCGAggcatgttttgataaatagtTAGTCTAggtgaaagttgcaaacacattaTAGTTCTCATATTTAGTCATTATCTCTAACTTTATTTAATTATCTCTAGAATGgcttttgatattattttcaaacaaaaaaataacattcGCTATGCATAATAATATACTAATCAAAATATGGtttgatatataatttagaTAACAAACACAAACATCTTATAATTTGGATTGAATAAAActctaaaagaaataaattatgcTCATATTTTTACCATTATCTCTATATACAAAATTAGGTGGGTCATGCACACTTCACTAATTTAACTCTCCAAAGTTGTTGCAATTTCTCTAGTACTATTATTAAAAAGTTCCTTATTATCAAACGTACTTTATTATCtcatatactattattatttatacgtttaatattattaatttaaattttttgcattttatatttaaatacgTGTACTTTTACTACAACATTCCAAAAATAGAGAAAGATAGCGAGATTCGTTTGTATTCAATAACATGCGAATCACTATAAATACATACTAGATACATGAGAGAGTGACGAAGGAGATTAGATAGAGATGAGTGATACATGTAAAATCATTTGAATATATTGTATCGAAAATAAAATACGCTTTATTTGATTCATGCATTCAGAATACATGCATCTAGATACAGGGGCAGACTCACGTTGGGTTCAGGGTGTTCACCCGAACATCCTcgacaaaaaaatacaagatataTATAAGGTAAATCTTTTGTATTTCTGTAGATGCATATTcatgcattttttattttaaaaacgtTGCCAAAACTGTGGTAAAAAATTCAAAGGGCTCATTTCGAAAGACTTATTTAcacgtttatatttttattttttaaatctcctgaacaaaaattttaaatctatcaCTGTCTGGATGTATGAGCCCTTAATTAGACTCCTCGAAAAATAACTGAATTTAAATTAGTCGAACTCGatgacaaaataaataaaagaatttctGTCTTACGTTGTTGCTCCTACTATAAACTTGAAAGTGAATCTTGGCTCATTTCATCAAACAATGGCTCTGCTTCAATCATCACTTTCTCATATATCAAATCTTTCGATTTCTTCaaacaaaacccaaattccACAATTCAAATGCTTAAATCTCTCAAAGTTTGTATCTTTACAACAATCGATTATGAAAACTGATCGATTTTTCAGAATTACATGTACTGGACAAGAATCCATCGTTAGAACTGTTGACGGAGGTGATGGGGGTAACGGAAAAGGTGGGTTTCCATCTGACAACAACGGCGGCGGAGATGACGGTGACGGCGGTGGTGATTATGAAGAAAAAGAGTTTGGGCCGATAGTGAAGTTTGATGAGGTGGTTAAAGAGGCTGAAAAATTGGGGGCGAAATTGCCTATTGATATGTTGGAAGCTGCTAAAACTACAGGGATTCGGAGATTGATTCTTAGTCGTTACTTGGATATGCAGGTGAAAGAAATGTAGTGGcttcttttaatttgtttgtgtGGTTTTGATTTGACgtagagtttaagaaagtaCAAAAGATTTTtgcattttatgttgttaaacGTAAGATATAGTAAGCTCCTGttgattttgaaattgaaacttgaaattttgagtTTTGGGAATTTGAAGTTGTATTTGGATATGATAAAACTTGTGAAGTTTTGTGAGTGGAAgttcaaaaatccaaaattagCTAGTTTTGGGTACTTGGAAATATTTGACGATCGAATTCCATGGCCGAACAGATATTTGAAGATAAGTTTTCAAAATCTATGAATGCATTCTAGCTTAGAATAGATCAAAATGTCTTTAAAGCTTGTGGTCTTAGAGATGTAACGTGGAAAGTTAGAACTAAACAGTTGTCAAAAAGGGAAGAGatgttcttttttaaatgaACTAAAAGAGAGagtaagataaataaattgaaatggagggagtactAATTATGGTGCaaagtgttaaattttttttgatatatgtgATGTACTGGTTGCATTTTGAATTGGTATTTTGACATTCAGGGTTCAGCTTGGCCGCTGGGATTCTTAATGAGACATTGCTCAATGCTGAGAAATCGAATGCTTGCTGATCCGTCGTTTTTGTTTAAAGTCGGAACAGAGGTTAGTTTGATAATCTGGAgctatatttcttttaattgttGAAAATACTGAAATTGAGAGGTAGTTATGCCAGTACTTTATTATGGTTGATCACTAATGTCATGAGGAGTTTGGTAATTGGTATTATCAATTGAGTAGCGTGCCACAAATATTACGCTCAAGCTAGCTCGAACactaaactttaaaaaaatgccaaaatatttcTTCTCTTTAAGAGTAATGATTGTGAAATGTGTTTGACTTGCATTTTTACCATATAGGGTACAAACCTACTAAGTAGCCACTGTGATCTGAGGTGTGCATGAATCACGTACAAAGCTTGTAATAAGTGATTATGGAATCAGTTGCTCTCTTTTACTAAGCTGTGGGGACAATCATGCTTATAGATTTTCAAGGAAAAACATTCTAAGTCGAGGAATGAGTTGTGGAAAATGGATTAATAAATTGTTTAACTGACGGGTAACTTTATACATCAGTTAAAGAACTGGTAGCTAACAAGCTTGATTGTTATAGAGCTTAAACCTGATAAGACTGGCAGTTTATGCGTAATCTGATGTATTGCAGATTGTCATCGACTCCTGTTGTGCAACATTTGCAGAGGTTCAGAAAAGGGGAAAGGATTTCTGGGCAGAGTTTGAGTTGTATGCGGCAGATCTTCTTGTTGGAATTGTTGTTGACATTGCATTGGTAGGCATGTTGGCTCCTTATGTCCGAATACGCAAGCAGTCTGTTTCAAGCAGCTCTTTTGGACGCTTTCGACATGCTTGTGGAGCTCTTCCCAGCAGGTGACTGATTTATTTTGTGCACCTTCATTTCTACAGCATTCTCTGTTTTCTTTGGCTTTCAAGTCATGTATGACTCCAACTTTGTGCTTTCTGTTctcatgattttgaggatgTCATACAACATCTAGTGCGTACACTAATTGCGTCAGAGTGACAACTGTCATGTTCTTCTGAGAGAGTTCAGTAAGCTAGATACAGAAAGTAATTATATGTTCATGAAATTGTTTCACTTCGTCTGTGCTGAAAACTCTCTGCTCATGCAGATGAACTTGATTGAGGTTGACCATCAGAGACTTAATGCTTCTTTTGCGTATAGTTTCTTCTCCTGACCATTAAGATTATTGTGGAAAGctacaccattttaggactAAAACATGTTATGAAAAGTGAACAAGCTTCGTAGAAATGGACCTGGTTATGGCTATTATGGCATTCTTCTTAAAAAGTGTTAGCTGCCTTAAGTGCATGCCAGAACTTTGATTTTTGAAACTTCTCTTGTTCACTTGGGTTAGAAGTCAGATGATTTTATGTACCACAAGGGTGTGAGGTTCTATGTGAAAACTGGGAATAACACGATCAGCGcatcctctttttttttgtgggtTAAGTTTGACGTCTGCTATGACAACTGGTAATAGTAGTGTTTCTGGTCCTGATTTCTGAATATCCATTTTTGTGCAGTGTTTTTGAAGCTGAGAGGCCGGGGTGTAAATTTACATTGCAGCAGCGTATTTCGACGTTTTTTTACaaggtaaaaatataattgaacttCTTTGtcagtttcaaaaaaataa is a genomic window containing:
- the LOC107003233 gene encoding protein RETICULATA-RELATED 1, chloroplastic; amino-acid sequence: MALLQSSLSHISNLSISSNKTQIPQFKCLNLSKFVSLQQSIMKTDRFFRITCTGQESIVRTVDGGDGGNGKGGFPSDNNGGGDDGDGGGDYEEKEFGPIVKFDEVVKEAEKLGAKLPIDMLEAAKTTGIRRLILSRYLDMQGSAWPLGFLMRHCSMLRNRMLADPSFLFKVGTEIVIDSCCATFAEVQKRGKDFWAEFELYAADLLVGIVVDIALVGMLAPYVRIRKQSVSSSSFGRFRHACGALPSSVFEAERPGCKFTLQQRISTFFYKGFLYGSVGFGCGLVGQGIANLIMIAKRSIKKSEEDIPVPPLIGSAALWGFFLAVSSNTRYQIINGLERLVEASPVAKRVPPVALAFTVGVRFANNIYGGMQFVEWAKLSGVQ
- the LOC107005161 gene encoding BTB/POZ domain-containing protein At3g44820 isoform X1; protein product: MAPAAKVTGFYREGNDWFCNASLVSDFTLVVDGVNFHLHKFPLMSRCGRIDKILGAVQGPHEGTFLTTLEDFPGGSDIFLVTVKFCYGIRIEYTPRNIVMIYCAADYLEMTEDYGEDNLLFKADAYFHKNILKNWKDCILALQSCDSVIPRADKLEIISKCSHALSVMVCTDPSLFGWPMLLYGCLQSPGGSILWNGINTGARIQTIESDWWFEDISYLSVPLFQRLIRTMEVRGIRHENLAGAMMYYCRKYLPGLGRWQSGQIGKTRTVASFSMTPAAVNQKVLLESVAKQLPELKGKSFCRFLLGLLRVALILGVQHTCLDSLERRIGMQLDLASLDGLLIPSYSDSDTLYNTDCVERMIHHFISSESGITAIPNPSSFEIGTSPSSRPLRRVAKLVDSYIAEVASDVNLKPEKVRSLAEALPESSRSLHDGLYRALDIYFKAHPWLSAKEKEQLCNILDCQKLSIDACAHASQNDRLPLRVVLQVLFFGQLQLRTAVAGRFQVLDTESGPAAPVTGPSDMAGQIVQRDGWVTVVRENQGLKVDLERMKSRVGELEEEFSKIKQEMRKVTKSHSYLSSPRFLARKFGCKLLNRSSDTQPDVVESTGPTPRASVEQPRSSRHRKSSSLIS
- the LOC107005161 gene encoding BTB/POZ domain-containing protein At3g44820 isoform X2, coding for MRFPLMSRCGRIDKILGAVQGPHEGTFLTTLEDFPGGSDIFLVTVKFCYGIRIEYTPRNIVMIYCAADYLEMTEDYGEDNLLFKADAYFHKNILKNWKDCILALQSCDSVIPRADKLEIISKCSHALSVMVCTDPSLFGWPMLLYGCLQSPGGSILWNGINTGARIQTIESDWWFEDISYLSVPLFQRLIRTMEVRGIRHENLAGAMMYYCRKYLPGLGRWQSGQIGKTRTVASFSMTPAAVNQKVLLESVAKQLPELKGKSFCRFLLGLLRVALILGVQHTCLDSLERRIGMQLDLASLDGLLIPSYSDSDTLYNTDCVERMIHHFISSESGITAIPNPSSFEIGTSPSSRPLRRVAKLVDSYIAEVASDVNLKPEKVRSLAEALPESSRSLHDGLYRALDIYFKAHPWLSAKEKEQLCNILDCQKLSIDACAHASQNDRLPLRVVLQVLFFGQLQLRTAVAGRFQVLDTESGPAAPVTGPSDMAGQIVQRDGWVTVVRENQGLKVDLERMKSRVGELEEEFSKIKQEMRKVTKSHSYLSSPRFLARKFGCKLLNRSSDTQPDVVESTGPTPRASVEQPRSSRHRKSSSLIS